A single region of the Apodemus sylvaticus chromosome 7, mApoSyl1.1, whole genome shotgun sequence genome encodes:
- the LOC127689814 gene encoding olfactory receptor 7E24-like: protein MFNNNVENLTDVLEFHLIALSEDPDLQFLLFGLFLSVYLVTVLGNLLIIILIIFDSHLHTPMYFFLSNLSLIDIFFISTTIPKMIVGIRMHSRVISYAGCLTQMSLFLLFVCMDDMILTVMACDRFLAICHPLHYTVIMNPQVCAILILLSFFVSVFDSQVHNLIALQVTCFKDVEIANFFCHPSEVLNLACTNTLSSNIVIYCIGVILGIFPVLGIIFSYVKIVFSILKIPSSSGKYKAFSTCGSHLSVVCLFYGTGLGVHLGSAVSHSPRKNVVASLMYTVVSPMLNPFIYTLRNRDISNALKRLHSRVPNITTYGFQLGS from the coding sequence atgtttaataataatgTAGAGAATCTGACAGATGTCTTGGAATTTCATCTCATTGCACTCTCAGAGGATCCAGACCTGCAGTTTCTCCTCTTTGGATTATTCCTGTCAGTTTACCTGGTCACCGTGCTTGGGAACCTGCTCATCATCATCCTTATAATCTTTGACTCACACCTGCATActcccatgtactttttcctgtCCAACTTATCTTTGATTGATATCTTTTTCATCTCTACCACAATCCCAAAGATGATTGTAGGCAtcagaatgcacagcagagtcaTTTCCTATGCAGGCTGCTTGACACAAATGTCTCTTTTCCTACTTTTTGTATGTATGGATGACATGATTCTAACTGTAATGGCTTGTGACCGATTTCTGGCTATCTGTCATCCCCTTCATTACACTGTCATTATGAACCCCCAAGTCTGTGCTATCTtaattttgttgtctttttttgtcAGTGTTTTTGATTCACAGGTGCACAACTTAATTGCCTTACAAGTCACTTGCTTCAAAGATGTGGAAATTGCAAATTTCTTCTGTCACCCTTCTGAAGTCCTTAATCTTGCTTGTACTAACACACTCAGCAGTAACATAGTAATATATTGTATTGGTGTCATCCTTGGCATTTTTCCTGTCCTGGGAATCATTTTCTCCTATGTTAAAATTGTTTTCTCCATTCTGAAAATCCCCTCTTCAAGTGGGAAATATAAAGCGTTTTCCACCTGTGGTTCACATCTGTCAGTAGTTTGCTTATTTTATGGAACTGGGCTTGGTGTGCACCTTGGCTCAGCTGTGTCACATTCTCCACGAAAGAATGTAGTGGCTTCATTGATGTACACTGTAGTGAGTCCTATGCTTAATCCTTTCATCTACACCTTGAGGAATAGAGATATCAGTAATGCCCTGAAGAGATTACACAGTAGGGTTCCTAATATCACAACATATGGCTTCCAATTAGGATCCTGA